A window from Planococcus maritimus encodes these proteins:
- a CDS encoding DUF4126 domain-containing protein, with protein sequence MEMVLAVLIGLALSATVGFRIFTPLLITGIFERVDWVTLSEGFSWVGSTPALIAFGAATIFEIIVNYIPAVGSFMKLISTPVAALAGILLTASFIGDMNPFLEWTIAIVGGGGVATASHATLTAVKGVSDTALMGPAVSVAEDATATLAPILIFLVPVLAIVFLLGMAIVMFRLYKRILYRKSPA encoded by the coding sequence ATGGAAATGGTCTTAGCGGTACTGATTGGTCTCGCGTTGAGTGCGACGGTCGGCTTCCGTATTTTTACCCCGTTGTTGATCACAGGAATTTTCGAACGTGTTGATTGGGTCACTTTGTCTGAAGGGTTCAGTTGGGTCGGCAGCACGCCTGCGCTTATTGCGTTCGGGGCAGCTACGATATTCGAAATTATAGTCAATTATATTCCGGCAGTCGGTTCATTTATGAAATTGATTTCCACGCCGGTCGCAGCACTTGCGGGAATATTGTTAACGGCATCATTTATCGGAGACATGAACCCGTTTCTGGAATGGACCATCGCAATTGTCGGTGGGGGCGGTGTAGCTACAGCTTCTCATGCTACTTTGACAGCAGTGAAAGGGGTCAGCGATACAGCGTTGATGGGTCCGGCTGTCTCGGTTGCAGAAGATGCCACCGCTACTCTCGCACCGATATTGATTTTTTTGGTGCCGGTACTGGCGATCGTGTTTTTGTTGGGGATGGCGATTGTGATGTTCCGTTTGTATAAACGTATTTTATACAGGAAAAGCCCGGCTTGA